The Aerococcaceae bacterium DSM 111021 genome includes a region encoding these proteins:
- a CDS encoding S1 RNA-binding domain-containing protein: MTKEFRIGDVIQGEVTGIQNYGVFVKLSDTEQGLVHISECKHGYVTVLDDFIEIGDKVKVKIIDIDEYTKKISLSFRALQYLNTPPFPAKLKRYPKRYLPKIGFKTLGRVMPTIIEDGLKQIDEDQTNILRNNEERY; the protein is encoded by the coding sequence TTGACAAAAGAATTTCGAATTGGGGATGTAATCCAAGGGGAAGTAACTGGTATTCAAAATTATGGTGTCTTTGTAAAATTATCGGATACAGAACAAGGATTGGTACATATTTCTGAATGTAAACATGGGTACGTTACTGTATTAGATGATTTTATCGAAATTGGCGACAAAGTTAAAGTCAAAATTATCGATATTGATGAGTATACTAAAAAGATAAGTTTATCTTTTAGAGCGTTACAGTATTTAAATACGCCACCATTTCCAGCAAAGCTAAAAAGATATCCAAAAAGATATTTACCAAAAATTGGTTTCAAGACATTAGGGCGAGTTATGCCTACAATTATTGAAGATGGTTTGAAACAAATAGATGAAGATCAAACAAATATTCTAAGAAATAATGAGGAGAGATATTAA